Genomic DNA from Methanofollis sp. W23:
CCATCGCCAACGAACGCAGCGGGCGGCGGGGCGAAGTGCTCCTCTCCACCCCCGCAGGCCCGGCGACGATCATCGCCGGCAAGGCCCTCCCCTACTTCCTGCTCATGCTCGGGATCTCGGCGGCGATCCTCCTCGCCACCGGCGGCCCGCTCACCGTCCTCCTCCCGCTCGTCCCGGTGATCCTCTTCTTCCTTGCCGGCGCCCTCTTCATCGGCATGACCGCCCGGAGTTTCAGGGAACTCTCCTTCCTCTCCATCTTCTTCTCGACCGTGATGACCGCCTACCTCTTCTTCCCCTCGGTCTTCGCCAACGTCCACGCCGTCAGCCTCATCTCCCCGCTCACCCTCGTCGTCCTCCTCTTCCAGGGGAACGGATTCGGAGCGGCCGACTATGTCTATGCCACCGCCCTCTTCTACCTCGGGACCGCCGCCGTCCTCGTCCTCTGCATCAAAAACTTCAACGAAGAACGACTCTTCTCGCAGGAACGCCTCACCGCCAAGGTCGTCTCCTTCGTCGCCGGGGCGATGGCGAGAGGCCACCCGTACGCCTCGCTCGTCGCCCTCAACGCCCTCGCCATCCCGCTCGTCTGCATGGTCCAGATGATGTGCCTGGCCCTCTTCTTCAACCTCCCCCTCCCGCTCGCCCTCGTCCTCCTCATCTTCCTTGCCGCCCTCACCGAGGAGGTCTTCAAGTCGCTCGGGATCGCCGCCCTCTTCAGGCGGGCGGGCAAGGCGCCAGGATGGAAGACCCTCGGGATCGCCGCAGTGGCGACAGGGTTGGGGTTCCTGCTCGGCGAGAAACTCCTCCTCTTCGTCACCCTCTCGCAGGTCACCGGATCGGTCTTCGGCGACGTCCTCTTCTCGGGCGTCGGACTCCTCTGGATGCCTTTCCTCCTCCACACCGCCGGTGCGGCGATCGTCGCCGCCTACCTC
This window encodes:
- a CDS encoding PrsW family intramembrane metalloprotease, which translates into the protein MSKEVLPVTAVLLLALLVATGLTAQSGMHLHDGIYSVATDDDAAAAILASDPSFATTYADLAVILEDPHRYDLIITGGKVWTARTTKGEAALAAFETAYLHYQNAVYGSADDLFAAYPLWIDTIEIESELDFTATESGTSAGMQRGPQIPPFPRGTIEPVPTPAADLDVDEEALRLAAAQGPARTDRVETVLGGDGQEDGPTLGTFKTPSQLSPGLPFDSLVYVFVFIFPLYFTSQFFMMAIANERSGRRGEVLLSTPAGPATIIAGKALPYFLLMLGISAAILLATGGPLTVLLPLVPVILFFLAGALFIGMTARSFRELSFLSIFFSTVMTAYLFFPSVFANVHAVSLISPLTLVVLLFQGNGFGAADYVYATALFYLGTAAVLVLCIKNFNEERLFSQERLTAKVVSFVAGAMARGHPYASLVALNALAIPLVCMVQMMCLALFFNLPLPLALVLLIFLAALTEEVFKSLGIAALFRRAGKAPGWKTLGIAAVATGLGFLLGEKLLLFVTLSQVTGSVFGDVLFSGVGLLWMPFLLHTAGAAIVAAYLKIGGARAYPLGVLTAAAVHALYNFVLIGGAL